The genome window ATGGTAGGATGGAAGATATACCCTGGGCCGGTGCTGGGGCCGCCCTCTAAAGCAAATTTGTAATCGTTTGCTTTGCAGTCTTTGAATATGTCACTGACGACCTTGAATTGCATTTCATTTTGAACGGGTCCTAGCATGACGTCCTCGTCGACGGGTCCTACTTTCCATGTCTTCACGACATTGACCAAGGCATCTCGGAACTCATTATAGATTGATTCGTGGACATAGAGACGCTTGCTGCCAAGGCAGAACTGTCCACTGTTGAAGAAAGCACCCAAGGCGACTTGCTGGGCTACGGCTTGAATGTCTACATCTGGGAAGATGATAGCCGGGTCGTTACCGCCCAGTTCAAGGGTGCATTCTTTCAATGTGTTGCTTGTTGCGGCCAGAATATGCTTGCCTGCTCTGGTTGAACCCGTGAAACTGATTTTATTGATGTCGGGATGCAAGGTCATTTCTGGCCCGGTCGTGTCATCGCCGTTAATGGCTTGGAATACACCCCGGGGtaggatggggatggctaATTCGGCTACCTTGAGGATACTGTAGGGGGTGTAGGGGGATGGTTTGACAATCACGGTATTTCCTGCGGCGAGGGCTGCGGCAACTTTGGCCATGGCAAGAACTAATGGGAAGTTCCAGGGGACAATAGCGCCGATAACTCCGAGGGGGAGGTAATTCAGGGTTAGCTTGAGGGAGGCGTCTTCATGGATGACCTCTTCGGATGGAAGTTTGACATTTGCTATGAAAGACGGGTTAACCAGTGGTCTGTGTAAGCATAATTGTGTAATGTACCAAAGTAATCCAGAAAGCCACATGCGTGGTCAACTTCGAGGGCCGCATGCATTCTCTAATATATGGTGTGAGTACCGATCTACTGTCTGAGGAGATCATCTTACTGGTTTGCCGGCTTCTTTCATAAGCAACTCGGCCATATCTTCTTTACACGACAGAAGAGAATGTCTTAATTGAGCGATGGCAGCTTGACGATCGGACCCTGATACGGCTGACCAGGAGGTAAACGCCATCTGCGCAGAGGTGATAGCATTTTGGAGATCATCCCTCGATGCAATGGGAACATCCCAAAGCTTCTGGCAgttggatggattgatgcCCTGGTGGACTCGTGAAGACTGTCGGGGTTTGCCATCAATGACATTTGCGAAAGTGCTGAAAAGATACCGTGCTCTTGCAGGCGAACATAGTAGTCGTTTTTTAGCTATGCTACGCTGTGCGGGGGAGAATAGAGGTCGAATCATGATGAGTGAGGGCTGTTGAAGTAAGCAGAAGAAAATTTTGAGTCGCCAATTGGACAGCTTAAGTGACTGTCGTTGCTCGCCCTTCTAGCACCACACGTAATATGCGAATCTTTAAGCCGAGGTCAACTTCATTGTAAATGAGGGAAGTCATGATGTGTTCGGGATTGCATCTGTCTTAACAGCCGGCTTAGTCACCATATTTTGCCATCTAACTAGATATATCCGGCCAATATGAATGCCAAGGTACCCCGGTCACATCGATATATCGATTTCAAGTTAAAATAGAGCAAGTGTTATTGCTGATCGCCCACCGTGGCAATTGAACTGGTGAGTGAGCCTATGATATCTCGTAAATAGGTAATTCCGTATATCCGGATCCACAGAAGGTCATCCCCACCAAGCTAAGCTTAGCATATCCTACGTAgttatgtatgtgtgtaatTCCTTTTATCTCTATTTCATTTATCGCCAACCATGCCAGATTGCATAATAACTACCTACCCTGACCTTAAACTGAATCAGCTGCCCCATATACTTATTTCTCAATTATTGAGATACAGGCGGTGCATCGTCTCACAAACCGTCAATGAAAATCACAATGCTATCTCCTGGCTATGCACCAGAGACTTCTTATCCTTTGAAGAAGTGCATCGGTTCATAATATGGAAGGGGGAATCTTCCCAATAAAGATCCTTTACACACTCAGTATAGAGACAGTACGACGTATTCGTATGAGTAAGAACTATACTGATCTCTATCATCCCtagtagaatatatctatcttctGGCAAGAATATgcatagtactactagtagagaAGTTCTATTCTTCAATATCATCCGGCACAGGGTTACTGGCTGCAATATTAAAATCACTATACTCTATTACCTACGAAAAACACCTTCAGTACTGGCTAGAACCAAAGGCATTAAATCTACAATGAATGTGTTCAATAGCTAGTAGTTTGATAAGTTATTTAGCACCTTGGCTACCATAATGTTAGATATATATGCACTCGTACGCCACCGATTTGTTATACAATCATGAAGAATAACAGAGATTGGCTTACTTCTTTTATTACAttattctccctctcctccctcttacAAATCATAGCTGAGTATCCCTAGTACTTTATCAGTGGAGGTTATGGGAATTCTCCAACCGGACAgatatatctactactagCTTACTCTGCAATCTGGTTTATACTATGACTTTGTTATTTCAAACACAGCAACGTCTGAGCGAAAGCTGCAAAGacggctggctggctgaccagGTATCTCAACTAATTCACTTTCAGCAGAGGTTTTAAAAAGCATCTAGTCCTGTCTAGGACGAGTATGTAGGGGCTATATCTATCAACTTCAGAtgtcgaaggaggaggaataacCAGTTATATAATCAAGCACCCTTTCAGGCTCACTGCTTGGAAAGAAACAACAGTTTGGATAGAATGATTCACGATTATCGACTGCTGTTGTGTATCTATAAATCAACCCGGTAGAGATTATATGTAGGTTGAGTTGCGCAATTTTGTCAGAATTTCGTTCATCATACTCTGTTTGTTTGCGAGAACTGTTGCTAACATCACTGCGTCTTTAAATATGCGGGTTATATGCCGTGGTGTTCACTGGCGTTTCTGTCCGAGGTGCaattggggatgatgtattAGAGTAATGAAAAGCTGAGCTACTACGGagaagaattattattatgagaaggagataaaaaaaatatcagaaaTGTTTTGACAATGCTACGAACAAGAGAATCATCTGAAAAGTAAATATTACCCAGGATATTTAGGCAAAATCAGGGCGATACCGAAGTACTATAACAGCAGTAGCCCTCAAATGAAATGGTAAGCCACAATCCCACAACCAAAAACCATCCAGTCCTCCAGGCAGACAACATTCCACCTAAAACAGCCCAAACATAGTAAGAAAACCCCCATTCCCACACCCTCGGCAAACATCCGTCATAACAAGAGCTATAATGTCCCACCTAATACCCAAAGAGATACCTCAATGCCGAAGCTAAGCTACATACCTACAGACATCTCCGACAGTGACTTTCCCAGCTGAGACGGAGCTGAGCCGATATGTTGATCTAACTCCACATGAATTCCAGCCCAAATCTCAAGCTCAGGACTCAGGAAAACTTCTCCTAGCTTGGGATCGACAGCTCGAGCTCAAGCTCTAGCTCCAGCACCAACTCGGCAGTTCTGTAATATCACATGCTTTATTGGTGTGTTTCAGCCTATATGGAGCTTTGTGCTGGTCTGTGTAGGTGAGTTGTAACTGCTGACGAAGATCGCAGGATGAGGGGCTGTTTCGTGGGTGGCTACATTATCCGTTTGTGGAGAGGAGATGGTTGGGAATAGGAACCAAGGAAGTTAGAGGGGTTTTCTTGGGAGATCTGGTGgggatgagggagatgaggataTGATTATGAGGCAGTAGGTGAGTTTGGGGAAGCTATCTACTTGGGAGTCAGTGCTTGTTGATCCATGAATCATGatttcttgcttgctgctgggagTACTTCATGCTCATGGGTCATCGCAGGGATTGATAGTAGGTTGAAGGGAGATAAGTGTATAACCAAGGAGCTAGATGACGATCATATGACCGCGTAAAACCCATGGCACCACGATCAATAGCTCTGCTTTTACCCTACAACTCACCAGATCCGCACATCAGCCTGCCACGAATTGGCACGCTGAATAGTCTGCGTCGATCGATATCAAACCGGCCACACGTGGCCATAGGCAAAGTTCGAATAAGCAAGCATACATTATCTAGAAGAAGTAAGTGTTAGTAGTATCCGACACTATATACGACGGCGCTCCTTGGTGAAATAAACAGGGTCTTGACATCTTGGCAGGGCACAGGCTATATGTCCCCCATTGTCCCGATAAGGTTCGGGTCCGAAAACGGGATACCGTTGAGGATCCGACCCAATTTTGAGAACCGCTCCTTCAAGAACCGGAATAGGCAAGAGTACATAATCTACCCCTCGTTCGGAATATCGGGATCTACTGACAAGGCTGTCAGTGTTAAGAGTAGGTTCAATGTGGCGAGAGTCGACTGTAAAGGCTGATATTTGGTGTCTGAGAGAGTTTTGTTGAAGTTTGTATAGAGAAGAACATCAGGATCGAGGGGTATTGCTCTCGGATGGAAGGAGGAACTTAGAAATCCGAGCAGTTTACTGGGAAGCATATTGCAGATTGCAGATTGCCGGATGTCTGGTCGGTCGCGGAAGACGGCCGGATGGATCTGTGACATTATCTTGATCTCCGTTCTCTGCATCCATCATGTTGGAAAAGCTTGTCCGAAGCAGCCAAGTCAACAGTTCTGTTGTTTCATCCCGTCTCATCTCGTTCATGGCAAGGTGCTAGGTTTCGAAGGGGGTTGGGATTATTTACAGACTTTTTGATTTGTTTAGAAGTGAGTCTACTGTGTAGGTTTGCAGCTGAAACAACAGGGTGCTTCATGAATAGTGGGCCATTTGAGTATCTGAATCATGTTAGTAGCTGAGTCGCTGGCGAAGTAAGCCCATAAAACTCATTTTCGAACCTGGGGATATATGCGCGGACCCCATCTTTCAATTCAGGAGTCATGAGGCAGCAGCCATTGACAGACGTAAATGCAGCTATCAGTTCTGTTCCCCGGAATGTATGGTCAAAGCGAGCCACGATGCACTACATTCAGGCGGCCGCAAGGATCTTCAGGTTTAACCATACAATTCGAGCCCGGCGGCGATCAACGCTGGACAGCCGGCACCATTCGCGTTAAAGTTTGCGGCTAGTCCTATTTATGGGGCTGGGAACCACCGTAACTGCCGCCCAAACGGCGACCGACAGAACGTGGGCAAAGGGAATGCATAGAAGCGGATTAGACAAGGGTCTAGAAGAAAAGTCTGGGACAGAGGGGGGAAATATTAAAGATGTTCATAGATATTGAAGTTAGTTGCTTCCTGCGAGTTATTCCCGAGATATCGAGGTTGAACCATGGACAGAAACACCCAGTGTTGCCTAGATTCGTGCCCAAGGAATCTCGTCGATCCTATCACTTTCCGGAAGACTGGGTCCGCTCTGGAACGTGATGACAAAAGTATTgactccatctccatcacgAACGGGGGCTCTTGAGGACTACCCATGGCTGGTAaggatcatcaccacccgCTCGCCCTGGTGTTGAGCTTTTTGGAATTCCGGTCCCGTTACGGGAAGATCACCCAGGAAAAGCTACCTTGGCGAGTACCTTCAGCTGGGAGATTATCACAGACTATTGGTCGCAGTCAATCCTTCTCTGATCGATTACTTAATTAgagaaatcaagaaaagtTAGTCTCACTGGTTTGGGCAAGGGGTAATAAGAGATAGAGGAAAATCGAGTCTTCACTATCAGCAGTTGAAAATGGACGAGGCAAATCGGCATTTCGTTGTTTGCCCGAATTGGATCACCGGTTAGAGTTCCGATCAATTGTTCTCCGAGGAGCACAGCGACAATCCGAGCAGTATTGGCCGATATAGGCTGGATCGATGAAGACCTCAGAGTGATGACATCAATCACCAAGAAACTTGGATGATCATCGCACAATGGCTATTCAGGAGTAGCCAGGACCGTGCAGATACCAACTCGGGCTGTTGCTGCCCACTTGCACGCACAGAGCAGACACCGATATGGGGACATGGGAGACAATAGTGGTTTGGAGTCTTGGAGGTTGAACAGTATGATCTATCTTAAGAATTTCACAGAATTTTCTGGGTGTGAATTtgaaaaatttaatttttctctTATCGAATTCCCACCGTGTCTCGCATCATTACCCAATTGGGCCCGCCTATGACTCGTGGGCCATGCACAGTGCAGCCCTTCCCCATGTCATGCAGGACATCTCCAACatggcgatggtggtgatgcacATGCAAGGGGTGCATACAGTAAGTATATCGTGATCGTGCTAATATTGCCATAGTAAAGAGTTTCCGTAGGGCTGGTACCACCAAAGAAAATTCAGGGTGCACAACAAGCCACCACGGCAGTTCAATGCTTGCTGAGGGGATTTCCAATGATGGTTCATCCACCCGGGCCAAATGTGAGGGGAAGACTTTCTGTGAATATTTTGGGAGGGAAAATGCGTGCGGGGCAATCTGGCGCTCATCCGAAAACGGAAAGGCTCTCGCGCCAGTTCTTTGCTGGGAGTCAAATCCACGACAGAATGGAGTCCActaagtacggagtacagtAGCATTGTTTTCTTTAGTTCGTTTGAACTAAGCACCAGAAGGGACTGGTGTGCCGCAAGTAAGTGGGATTCCGGTAGGGTCACCGCTGCTGGTCGTGGTCTTTCCTCATTCAGCCTGACTGACTCCTGCTCTTTTTCACTCTTTCTTACTCTCTCCGCTCGTGCTCATCAGCCCAGCTTAATGGGCTTCCCCTTCGAAGCTCGACGCTAACCTTACCATCCCTGTAATTAGATTGTGGATCTCACATCCTTTGCTCCAATTGATTTTCTCTCACGTCCGCTGTCTGAAGGACCAGATTTCTCTCCATGGGCTTCTCAGTGGCCTCGGCTGgagtcttcttccccccattCCCGGGATACCACCTCAACTTTCCTCTCCAAAGTCAGAACCTAACTTTGCATATCCTTTGCCCCGATGGAGTGACTGCTGTACCAGGAGCCCCCCCTGCCCGCAAATTTCAGACGAGCTAACTGGTTTGACTTTCTGGTCCGGGTCCAATTTAGATCCCTAATCCCAATTGACATTTCCGCCAACAAGCCCATTCGAATGGCTCAAAATGCTGAGATCGCCCCCCTGGCATGTGGAGAAGACCGTGAACGACGGGTCGATGGATCTGCCTATCATTGCCCTGTGCTGGCTTGGTACCCCCGGTAATTCTCGGTTCTGCGACTCCTGCTTGCCATCGGTTGGATAAAATGGCCTGCGGTGGAGGTCCGCTTCCAGTCTCATTGGAGGAGTTGACTTCCCGCTTGGCCGGGATATTGGATCTGAAATTGAACAAATCCATTAAACTCAAAATGACACACAGAAATAAACTCCCTAGTCCATGGTTAGCGAAGGGACCATTTATGTCGCAACTTGTCTAGGCCAGGGGTGGATACTCGCCATCGTGGTATATCATCTCTTTAGTTCCCCTCCTCACTCGTGCTGTCAACATCACTGGCCCTCGTGTATCATCAGTCGGCCACGGCTGACTACCTTCGCTTTTGACAACACTCCAGACTGATCTTGACTGTGACGATGGCCAATGCGACTCTCGACTGTTCGACTGGGGGTTGCTGATGGTTGACCGCGTTTCGACATTTGCGACCACAATACGGCAACATACAACAGTGCCACGAATATCCACCATCTTACACCTTATTATTACCCTCGCTCCTACCAGGCTAAATCGCCAACATGCAACTCCCCCCGGCCGAGGTTCTGGCCACATGGCCCACACCTAACTACGTCGACCCAGTGACTCGCGGGCCGGCCGTGAACATCGTGAATATCgtccttctttccatcgcATTCATCGTGACTGTTCTTCGCCTTTACGCACGTTTCAAGATAACGTGCACACCTGGTCTCGATGACTttttcatcgtcatcgctttTGTACGTCCAAGTTGCATATATGATGGGTTACCGGTCTATCTAACAATATCTAGGCTATTGCAGTGGGCATGTGTGCGTGTACATCTCTGGCGACTGAGCGCTGGGGTGCGAACCGGCATGTATGGGATGTGCCCTTGTCCTGGCTACCTGTCGTTACCAAATACAACCTCGGATTTCAGATTacattttccctctcctgTTCAATCACCAAGCTTTCGGTTCTGTGGTTCTGCAAACGCCTCATCGGAACGGGGAGCAAGGGACTGTACCGAATCTACAACATTGTCGTGAtcgtctccttcatctttgTGGCCTTGTGCTGCATTGTCTTTTTGCTGGTCAGCATCTTTCAGTGCTCGTGAGTCCCCTGTTCCTCCACTCACTGCACTGCATTGACTCACCTTGTCATATAAAACAGGCCAATCCATGCTTTTTGGGACTTGGAGCCAATGTATCCTCATCATTGCGTCAATTATGGCGCAGCAGTATTCTCTGCAAGCGTTGTCAACATCTTCACCGATTTTCTCTGCACTCTGGTCCCGATGCCATTGATCTGGAACCTGAAGCTGCCTGCCCGGCAGCGGATGGCCGTGATTTCGATCTTTGGTCTCGGAATCTTTGTCAATGTGGCGGGTACGGTGCGCACCGTATATGTCTGGAAGAGTATGATGGCCTCCTATGACACTACCTGGATGGGATGGCCTATTCTGGTCGCCGGATCGGTAGAAATCAACTTGGCACTGGTATGATCACCCTCTCCCAATGCGCGCGTATCACGGCTAACTCTGTATTAGATCTGTGCATCTGCACCTGCATTGAGACCTCTTATCGGATTTGTCTTGCCCCACCTTCTCCCGTCCGCCCGTGGCTACGGATCCTCATTCGGCAACCGGGAGTTGAAGGGATGGTCTTCCACTGGACCATCCAAGCAGTCCCGCGCTTCCAAAATGATAGAAGATCGCCAGTATAGTTACCAAGGCGATACCACGGTGGATCGTATGGAGGTCTTGCGCACTGTTGAGATGGAGACATGGACCGAGAATCGGCGACCCAGCCATAGCAACAACTCTCAGGTCATGTCGAATCACACGCGCGTTGCAACCCCGACGCACCACGTCGATTTAAAGAATAATGGTGTGGTATATACGTCGCCTGGAAGCGacgtctcctccacctcactcACCCGTGACTCCAAGGAGCAACACACATTTTACGAAAACAGGAACCCGGTCTAGGGTATCACGCTCTCtgtatttttccttttctattcttccattccccttAACGCAGCAAGGGGAAGTCATCTGGTTATGATTTGAGTTATGAACATGTATAACTTACTATCTATGTATACTCTTTTGAGGCTGGAGTCATGTACCTATAGTATGCAGAACACACATCACGAACATGAATATACCACACAATATCCCACCACTACGCGACCGTCTCTGGCGAGTATCTCAGCCTATCCGATATTAAGTGTCAACCAATTCCTTCCGTAACCAGAGTGGGTCACCGGTTCCACTGCAATTACTTTGAGGTCACGACTCCACTCATGCCTCGCATACGCCTACGAAGTATGTAGTAACTCCGATGCCAGTATGGCCTGATCCGATTCTACACCGTTTCCCATCCAGTCCCGCTTCTCCTGCGTACTCCCGAATCCAACCACGGAGTATACATACTTAACACACAACAATATTACTACCCCCCTTTGCAAGGATTCCTCAGTGTAGCCCGCACACACTCACAGCTCGGGCCTTCTTATCACATAATAATTATCCTCATGACCCCAAAGGCTTCATTCATTTTATAAAAGGAAGCAGTGGGGGCGCTGAAGAGCTTGCCACAGCAGGTCACGTAGGCCACTAAGTAGCAATCTTTTCGCAACAAGCCGAAGTACTAAGTCATAGTACTTCCAGATCTTGCTTTTGTCAAAtagagaaaaggaggaagacgaccaCTGCGGGGTACCCCCCTTTCCACTCCTGGAGGGCCAGCAAGTTCCACTGCACAGACCATAGACCTCTACCAGTAAAAGAACTGGTGCGACCGGGACTAGGCTTGCGATCAAAGACAACTGGTTGCTTTCCGTCAATGATCACGTGGGCTTGTTTGAATGTGGCACCTTCCCCTGGCTTAGTCATCATTGGACAGAACTTCGCATAAATAGGCGTCGATGAAAGAGGACAGGTCCTGGCTTGAGTGGGTACGAAGTAGCTCTTGGATGATAAACTCCGGCATGTCAACTGCCCAGTGACCATGGCGGATACGCTTCATAGGGTTGGAGATTGCGAGCGGTTTACGTATTGTCAATTAGATTCTGAGCGACTTCATCTTATCCAGAGTAAGTGCCGTTAGAAAAAAGACCAACCCGCAACGTCTTCTCCAacagagaggaaaaagagtGACGCAAGTCGTCCACTGAAATACCTTGAGTGACTGAGTTCACCGGCCGGTGCTGGTAGTTTGGGTTGCAGATGATACCAAAATCCCCAACTAGCTTAAGCCGGTTGCAGTCTACCTATTGTTCCCCCGGACGGTGAAAGCTTTGGCTATCCTATTTTGCGCAAAGTTAGTTCTGGCGAGCACCAGCGCAGCTGGTAGTCATCGTTGCGATGATTGAAGGTGGGCTTCGGCCTTAAGCTGCTgtctttttaatttctacCTGACAACTGCCACACTATTAGAGCCCAGCACCACGTAGTCACATCTGCCCATGGCTTCAAACTCGTAGGTAAGGTAGGTGGGCATGTACCTCGGCGCGAAATACTGGGGAAATTGCCCATGTGACCGAGTGCGTTCAGTTGTTTGCTATGACAAAAGAGACTGTCGCGATTCCTACTTGTAACATTATTCATATTACAATTTACATCGAGTTGGCGGGCCAAAGAATAAATACACGACTTGATGTGCTGTTgtgaggggggtgggggggaCCAATATAGAGACCATCGTGGatgtccttcctccttctgtTCAACTAAGAGTAGAGAGCAAAAAGGTCCTCCTTACTTGGCACCATTTTGCGCCTGAGCCATTTCAGCTCTCCTATCTGCCAAGTGTCCCATCATCTCACCCAGCTTGAGCGTGTCTCCGGTCACAATGCACATGGACATGTGGCTCTTCCCCTTGAGGAATGCATCACCCTTGGCCAGGCAGAAGCCCGAGTAAGGCTTGTCGTGCTTGCGCATGGTTTTGTGGAACAGCTCAACAGCCTCAAGCCACTCGGATTCAGTCCCCACGATGCCGTGACCACCCGGCAGGCCCATGCTGACACGGGCATCAATGGTGCCAAGCCAGACGGCGTCGATCTCGGGTACTTCCGTCAAGATCGCATCGAGATTCTGAATACCCTCGAGCGATTCCACCTGGATCATGAAGCCCGACTGGCGGTTGAAGTTTTCCCACAACGAGTGGTCCTTGTCGAGCGGCACGTCCGTCAGCCCATGCACGTAGCGGAAAGGCGGTGCAGACCGGTGCCCGCCATTCTTTCGGCCAAACTTTACGGCTCCGCGGGCCTCCTTGGCCTGTTCCACCGTGTCAATTTGCGGCACCACGATGGATGCGCCGGCGTCGAGTGCATACGCCATGGTAGCATGGTCGTGGCCGGGTACGCGTACCCAAGGGATCGTGCGGCCGTTGCTGAGGAAAACTGCCTCGTGTACCATCTGCGCTCATGGCTACATTCAGTGGATAGTCCTTTTTATATAGAGttgtaaaaaaaaaaaaaaaaaaaaaaaaaatattggGTAAGGATTTTAACGTACGGTTGTCATGGTCTCGATGTTCATGGCGCTATGCTCCCAATCAATCCAGACATAGTCAAACCCCATGGGGGCTAGCCAGCGGGTGATCGGGACTGAGGCTAGCCCGGCATAGTATCCCAGCAGAGTAGGGATCTTGCCCTGATGGGCGTCTCGAATGGCGTCGCGGGCTCGGTGTGGCTGGAACAACGTGTTGGACATGTAATCCCTCATATCGCCAAAGCGCTCTGGTCCATCCCAAGTCGTCGATCCCATTTTGTTTCGATTGGGGTGCTTCCTGTGACTGCGATATCAGAGTATATATTCTCGGGATTGAACACAAGACGAGGTAAAAGTAAACAACTAGTGCTGTGGACCAAAAGGCTCTGTATCCTTCGTGGCAATTTGGAACCAAGTAAACTGGTGTGTTATTATAGTCGGGCCAATATTCGCACCGTATTACGGTATTAGATTATATGCCCCTCGGTAACATTATTCCTTCTTAGTATTCCCATAAATTGACCGACCTCCACGGCAACTTAAACTTCAGCAATCCTTCCAGCGGCTTTTCTACTACATTAACGGCATTAGGTTCGACAAACCTCTGGCATGGAAtatctctcctcttccttttgttCGACTAAGTTcctcatcattatcattctACTAGCCAAATACTAGTGCTGTAACCCCCCGCCGGTAGTTACAGGACCAGGTCCATTCCAGCTGCAGCTACAGTGTCAACAAACAATCACAATGCCGGGTTTCTGTAGGATTATCAGTATAGTAAATCCACCAGCCCTCCTCGGGCTCTTTCACTGTTTATGCAGGTGCTCCTACGGATTCGTGGGCGGATTCCGACTTCGCTTCCCGGCTGTGAATTATGGTCGTGACACATATCTCTCCGTTCACTGGCTAGCTAGATTAGTTTTAACATAGATTACCGCTTGCTCTGTTGGGCCTATGCCATAGACCTTCCTGATCTTGATTCGTTTCCTGGCCAATAATCGGTTGTTGCTTACCCCCTCttgactactagtagtactagttgaTGCCTGCATGCGGCGGTATGAAACCTAGCTAGTCAGAACGCTAGATGAGAAATTGTTGTACACTTCTGAGACTTATCATTGGCGGACAAATCACTCGTGATAGCGAACTGTCACACGTCTATGCGCTTTCTAACCTacaactaactagttagtatATTCCCCAACTGAGTCATTTACAGATAGTCGACCGCTGGGTTGCCTtatattcctcctccaggatTCACGCTGCGAGGTGATAGCGCAAGAGTTTCTACCAGAAGCGTAGTTTCCATACTGTAAattacagaaaaaaagatgtAGGCGTATATAATCAGAATTTTCGTGTTCCGTAAagccctctttttctttccggTGGCCTCCACAATGAATGATTGTCCTTATTTTCTTGCTCTGACCAATTCATTCTAAAAACGGTGCGTGACGTACCCTGCCCTTCAAAATGGATGCGTCGTCATGCCATGCAACGTATAATATTAATCGTCGAAAATCGCGCTTGTCAAATCAAATATCGAAATCGTTATGTttctgcggcggcggcggcggcagcagcagcagcccaccCGAACTTCACGCGCTGTCAATCAATGACGAGCCAGGCGTGGAAGCCATTCTTCGGCACTTTAGCACAGGCATGGCATTCTGGAAGCGCCTCAGGACATGTCGACCTTGCTTGGAAGCCCACTCAGACCGCGTACTCGACATGATTGGGAATGTGGTTGGGTTTCTGAGCAATAATGTCACGGATGCAGCTGTTACCTCGGCCGAGGGGGCTGAAAGGCATAGTCGGAGCAGCAACGGgatcggcagcagcagcagcagcagcagcattggGAG of Aspergillus luchuensis IFO 4308 DNA, chromosome 7, nearly complete sequence contains these proteins:
- a CDS encoding aldehyde dehydrogenase family protein (COG:C;~EggNog:ENOG410PH14;~InterPro:IPR015590,IPR044086,IPR029510,IPR016160, IPR016161,IPR016162,IPR016163;~PFAM:PF00171;~antiSMASH:Cluster_7.5;~go_function: GO:0016491 - oxidoreductase activity [Evidence IEA];~go_function: GO:0016620 - oxidoreductase activity, acting on the aldehyde or oxo group of donors, NAD or NADP as acceptor [Evidence IEA];~go_process: GO:0055114 - oxidation-reduction process [Evidence IEA]), whose translation is MIRPLFSPAQRSIAKKRLLCSPARARYLFSTFANVIDGKPRQSSRVHQGINPSNCQKLWDVPIASRDDLQNAITSAQMAFTSWSAVSGSDRQAAIAQLRHSLLSCKEDMAELLMKEAGKPRMHAALEVDHACGFLDYFANVKLPSEEVIHEDASLKLTLNYLPLGVIGAIVPWNFPLVLAMAKVAAALAAGNTVIVKPSPYTPYSILKVAELAIPILPRGVFQAINGDDTTGPEMTLHPDINKISFTGSTRAGKHILAATSNTLKECTLELGGNDPAIIFPDVDIQAVAQQVALGAFFNSGQFCLGSKRLYVHESIYNEFRDALVNVVKTWKVGPVDEDVMLGPVQNEMQFKVVSDIFKDCKANDYKFALEGGPSTGPGYIFHPTIVDRPPDGSRIVTEEPFGPIVPLLSWSNESELISRVNDTKTGLGCSIWAKDVEASKRLAPKIQSGSVWLNSFAKPHPQGYLAGRKESGIGGEWGMKGLKSYCATQTMHHYK
- a CDS encoding uncharacterized protein (COG:S;~EggNog:ENOG410PNMU;~TransMembrane:7 (o26-48i60-80o106-127i139-166o186-214i226-249o261-285i);~antiSMASH:Cluster_7.5), with the protein product MQLPPAEVLATWPTPNYVDPVTRGPAVNIVNIVLLSIAFIVTVLRLYARFKITCTPGLDDFFIVIAFAIAVGMCACTSLATERWGANRHVWDVPLSWLPVVTKYNLGFQITFSLSCSITKLSVLWFCKRLIGTGSKGLYRIYNIVVIVSFIFVALCCIVFLLVSIFQCSPIHAFWDLEPMYPHHCVNYGAAVFSASVVNIFTDFLCTLVPMPLIWNLKLPARQRMAVISIFGLGIFVNVAGTVRTVYVWKSMMASYDTTWMGWPILVAGSVEINLALICASAPALRPLIGFVLPHLLPSARGYGSSFGNRELKGWSSTGPSKQSRASKMIEDRQYSYQGDTTVDRMEVLRTVEMETWTENRRPSHSNNSQVMSNHTRVATPTHHVDLKNNGVVYTSPGSDVSSTSLTRDSKEQHTFYENRNPV
- a CDS encoding uncharacterized protein (antiSMASH:Cluster_7.5) — protein: MVTGQLTCRSLSSKSYFVPTQARTCPLSSTPIYAKFCPMMTKPGEGATFKQAHVIIDGKQPVVFDRKPSPGRTSSFTGRGLWSVQWNLLALQEWKGGYPAVVVFLLFSI
- a CDS encoding uncharacterized protein (COG:G;~EggNog:ENOG410PFAF;~InterPro:IPR005000,IPR015813,IPR040442;~PFAM:PF03328;~antiSMASH:Cluster_7.5;~go_function: GO:0003824 - catalytic activity [Evidence IEA]), encoding MGSTTWDGPERFGDMRDYMSNTLFQPHRARDAIRDAHQGKIPTLLGYYAGLASVPITRWLAPMGFDYVWIDWEHSAMNIETMTTMVHEAVFLSNGRTIPWVRVPGHDHATMAYALDAGASIVVPQIDTVEQAKEARGAVKFGRKNGGHRSAPPFRYVHGLTDVPLDKDHSLWENFNRQSGFMIQVESLEGIQNLDAILTEVPEIDAVWLGTIDARVSMGLPGGHGIVGTESEWLEAVELFHKTMRKHDKPYSGFCLAKGDAFLKGKSHMSMCIVTGDTLKLGEMMGHLADRRAEMAQAQNGAK
- a CDS encoding uncharacterized protein (antiSMASH:Cluster_7.5), producing the protein MDASSCHATYNINRRKSRLSNQISKSLCFCGGGGGSSSSPPELHALSINDEPGVEAILRHFSTGMAFWKRLRTCRPCLEAHSDRVLDMIGNVVGFLSNNVTDAAVTSAEGAERHSRSSNGIGSSSSSSSIGSAPQTFIQPRVPVVAPSSPSLAAALENLPPMALGRFTLDSQQGVTLIRFIFRRILRQIASVLDEMQQMEVSQRFPSERELATYLISVLQLLEAMER